In Carboxydocella sporoproducens DSM 16521, a genomic segment contains:
- a CDS encoding (Fe-S)-binding protein gives MLAHEPELLNQLKKCVRCGQCRSVCPVFAVLGKESAAPRGKVFLTEMLHKEKLPLSEEMAGQLTACLLCEACSQECPSGIPVHRYVSIARSHLAKKGYYKFKRQLFGKLWPRTRFLSLAGELLKAYQHLGIRSLARGLGLTRLLPGSLGQAEAVLTTVPRQRARQLLPTVTPAQGEKRGRVYYFLGCATDMLFPHIAQATVKALSQQGFEVVISPELNCCGMPQLGNGARDTAVSLAARVLEQIETAGAQWVVSDCASCGAALKEYPQLLAGTELAATARTWAERTREVTAFLAEQGLREITASSTLPLTVTIHDPCHLARGLKQKAALRLFLQQLPGVEVREMAQADRCCGGAGTFFATNYQLSQTILAEKVANIRQSGAQVVVTPCPGCILQISHGLRQQGLPVLVKHPVELLTSLSPRDYK, from the coding sequence ATGCTGGCCCATGAACCGGAACTGTTAAATCAGCTGAAAAAATGCGTGCGCTGCGGCCAGTGCCGTTCCGTCTGTCCCGTTTTTGCTGTGCTGGGCAAGGAGTCGGCCGCTCCCCGGGGCAAGGTGTTTCTGACCGAAATGCTGCACAAGGAAAAACTGCCCCTGTCGGAGGAAATGGCCGGCCAGCTCACAGCCTGTTTGCTCTGTGAAGCCTGCAGTCAGGAGTGCCCTTCCGGGATTCCCGTGCATCGCTATGTCAGTATCGCCCGCAGCCATCTGGCCAAGAAAGGGTATTATAAATTCAAGCGCCAGCTCTTCGGCAAGCTCTGGCCCAGAACCCGTTTTCTCTCTCTGGCCGGTGAGCTGCTCAAGGCCTATCAGCATCTGGGTATCCGCAGCCTGGCCCGGGGGCTGGGGTTGACCCGGTTGCTGCCCGGCTCTCTAGGGCAGGCGGAAGCCGTCCTGACCACCGTCCCCAGGCAACGGGCCCGTCAGCTGCTGCCCACAGTGACTCCTGCTCAGGGAGAAAAGCGGGGCCGGGTCTATTATTTCCTCGGCTGTGCAACTGACATGCTCTTTCCCCACATCGCCCAGGCCACAGTAAAGGCCTTGAGTCAGCAGGGCTTTGAGGTGGTAATCAGTCCGGAGCTGAACTGCTGCGGTATGCCCCAGCTGGGTAACGGCGCCCGTGATACCGCTGTCAGCCTGGCGGCCAGGGTACTAGAGCAAATCGAAACCGCCGGGGCTCAGTGGGTAGTCAGTGATTGTGCCTCCTGTGGCGCAGCTTTAAAGGAATACCCCCAGCTGCTGGCCGGTACTGAACTGGCAGCCACCGCCCGTACCTGGGCTGAGCGCACGCGGGAAGTTACCGCTTTCCTGGCCGAGCAAGGCCTGCGGGAAATTACCGCTTCCAGTACATTACCCCTGACTGTAACCATCCATGACCCCTGTCACCTGGCCCGGGGCCTGAAACAAAAAGCCGCCCTGCGTCTGTTCCTGCAGCAGCTGCCGGGAGTGGAAGTGCGGGAAATGGCTCAGGCTGACCGCTGTTGCGGGGGGGCCGGCACCTTTTTCGCCACCAACTATCAGCTGTCCCAGACTATCCTGGCGGAAAAGGTAGCCAATATCCGCCAGAGTGGGGCTCAGGTAGTGGTCACTCCCTGTCCAGGCTGTATTTTGCAAATCAGCCATGGCTTGCGGCAGCAGGGACTGCCGGTACTGGTGAAACACCCGGTGGAATTGCTTACTTCCCTTTCGCCCAGGGACTATAAATAG
- a CDS encoding Ger(x)C family spore germination C-terminal domain-containing protein, translating to MVARGKAYQVLQNAPPYTPLPATFLKDQVEKVASGTSGTVKVKMGDFLAALASQGAQAPLATAVEPLSWQKYSREVLGLEVEQRGELLPERVLYMAGAAFLKGTRLAGWLDARETRGVLWVKGKVQSGIIVAPQPGGGKISFEIIRIEKRRLKPGWRNGKPYYQLELEVEGNLGEKSGFTNPATGPNVKQLEQHLTRMILQEIQLAWNKQRQTRADIFGLGAALAAEKPEIWEKVKERWSEVMPTAHLELKIKVRVRRLSTTIYSPWAKGK from the coding sequence TTGGTTGCTAGAGGCAAGGCTTACCAGGTACTGCAAAATGCTCCTCCTTATACACCCCTGCCGGCGACTTTTCTTAAAGACCAGGTGGAAAAAGTTGCTTCTGGTACTTCTGGTACTGTAAAAGTGAAAATGGGAGATTTTCTTGCTGCCCTGGCCAGCCAGGGAGCACAGGCACCGCTGGCGACAGCGGTTGAGCCACTGAGCTGGCAAAAATACAGCCGGGAGGTTTTAGGGCTGGAGGTAGAACAACGGGGGGAATTATTGCCGGAAAGAGTACTCTATATGGCTGGGGCAGCCTTTTTAAAAGGTACACGGCTAGCAGGCTGGCTGGATGCCAGAGAGACCCGGGGGGTATTGTGGGTTAAAGGCAAGGTACAGAGCGGGATTATCGTTGCACCCCAGCCAGGAGGAGGAAAAATTTCCTTTGAAATTATTCGGATAGAAAAAAGACGGCTCAAGCCTGGCTGGCGAAATGGTAAACCCTATTATCAATTAGAGTTGGAGGTGGAAGGCAATCTCGGGGAAAAAAGCGGATTTACCAACCCGGCTACTGGTCCGAATGTAAAGCAATTGGAACAGCACTTAACCAGAATGATACTTCAGGAAATTCAACTGGCCTGGAACAAACAACGCCAGACCCGAGCCGATATATTCGGTCTGGGGGCGGCGCTAGCTGCTGAAAAACCGGAAATTTGGGAAAAAGTGAAAGAGCGGTGGAGTGAAGTAATGCCCACCGCTCATCTGGAATTGAAGATTAAAGTAAGAGTACGGCGTTTATCTACCACTATTTATAGTCCCTGGGCGAAAGGGAAGTAA
- the polX gene encoding DNA polymerase/3'-5' exonuclease PolX has translation MDKKQVAHVLEEIGKLLELKGENPFKARAFYGGARIVETLTEDLNQLVDSGQLEEIKGIGKSLAEQIRELVVEGRSSAYEELRNEFPPGVLEMLAIPGLGPKKVGTLYRELGISNPGELEYACRENRLLTLPGFGAKSQANILAAIEKRREYAGRWRWAEANVIGFDLLAELRLLPQVKRAEMAGSWRRLLEVVKDLDLVVELAPGTDWQQFRAALEQLSLVKAVSSGGENKLTLELMSGINCDLRLAKGEEFAWTWLHFTGSKEHNTLLRQRAKKQGLKLNEYGLFQEEKPVAAATSEREAYAALGLPYIPPELREGLGEIEVAEKGQLPELVNLSDLKGVWHVHTNYSDGIHTLADMAEAARRLGWKFLGIADHSRSAYYAHGLSLEDIQRQQREIDVLNRKWQEEGIDFRLLKGIEVDILPDGGLDYPDEVLASFDFVIASVHSGFKQDEKLMTRRLLRALEHPAVTMLGHPTGRLLLARPGYPVDLEEILQAASRYGKAIELNANPYRLDLDWRWCRRARELGVKIAINPDAHRREELGYVIYGVNIARKGWLTAKDVLNSQIPPWKS, from the coding sequence ATGGATAAAAAACAGGTAGCCCATGTGCTGGAAGAAATCGGCAAGTTGCTGGAACTGAAAGGGGAAAACCCCTTTAAGGCCCGGGCTTTTTACGGCGGGGCCCGCATTGTGGAGACCCTGACCGAAGACCTGAACCAGCTGGTTGACAGCGGCCAGCTGGAAGAAATCAAAGGTATCGGCAAGAGCCTGGCGGAACAAATCCGGGAGCTGGTAGTAGAGGGGCGGTCCTCTGCCTATGAAGAACTGCGGAATGAGTTTCCGCCAGGCGTGCTGGAAATGCTGGCGATACCCGGACTGGGCCCGAAAAAAGTGGGAACCTTATACCGGGAGCTGGGAATCAGTAATCCCGGGGAACTGGAATATGCCTGCCGGGAGAATCGGCTCCTGACCCTGCCGGGTTTTGGGGCCAAAAGCCAGGCCAATATTCTGGCCGCTATCGAGAAACGGCGGGAATATGCCGGGCGCTGGCGCTGGGCTGAGGCCAATGTCATCGGCTTTGACTTGCTGGCCGAGCTGCGTCTGTTGCCTCAGGTTAAGCGCGCCGAGATGGCGGGCAGCTGGCGCCGTTTACTGGAAGTGGTCAAGGATCTGGACCTGGTGGTGGAACTGGCCCCGGGTACTGACTGGCAGCAATTCCGGGCAGCTCTGGAGCAACTGTCCCTGGTCAAAGCGGTATCAAGTGGCGGCGAAAACAAGCTGACTCTGGAGCTGATGTCTGGTATCAACTGTGACCTGCGGCTGGCCAAAGGAGAGGAATTCGCCTGGACCTGGCTCCATTTTACCGGCAGCAAGGAACACAATACTCTCCTGCGCCAGCGGGCCAAAAAACAGGGCTTAAAGCTCAATGAATACGGCCTGTTCCAGGAAGAGAAACCGGTAGCCGCTGCTACTTCTGAGCGTGAGGCCTATGCAGCCCTGGGCCTGCCTTATATCCCGCCGGAGCTGCGAGAGGGTCTGGGCGAGATTGAAGTGGCGGAAAAGGGGCAGCTGCCAGAACTGGTGAACCTTTCTGATCTGAAGGGAGTATGGCATGTCCATACCAATTACAGTGATGGCATCCACACCCTGGCGGATATGGCTGAGGCCGCCCGCAGGCTGGGCTGGAAATTTCTTGGTATCGCTGACCACAGCCGCTCTGCTTATTATGCCCACGGTCTCTCCCTGGAGGATATCCAGCGCCAGCAGCGGGAGATTGATGTCCTCAACCGTAAGTGGCAGGAAGAAGGCATAGATTTTCGCCTCTTGAAAGGGATAGAAGTGGATATCCTGCCTGATGGTGGGCTGGATTATCCTGATGAGGTGCTGGCCAGCTTTGATTTTGTTATTGCTTCTGTCCATTCCGGTTTTAAACAGGATGAAAAGCTGATGACCCGGCGCCTGCTGCGAGCTCTGGAGCATCCAGCGGTCACCATGCTGGGCCATCCCACGGGCAGATTGTTGCTGGCCCGGCCAGGGTATCCGGTGGATCTGGAAGAGATTTTGCAGGCTGCTTCCCGCTATGGCAAGGCCATTGAACTCAATGCCAATCCCTATCGCCTGGACCTGGACTGGCGCTGGTGCCGCCGGGCCCGGGAGCTGGGAGTTAAAATCGCCATCAATCCCGATGCCCATCGCCGGGAAGAACTGGGCTATGTCATTTATGGGGTCAATATCGCCCGTAAAGGCTGGTTAACTGCAAAGGATGTCCTGAATAGCCAAATCCCTCCTTGGAAAAGCTAA
- a CDS encoding MBL fold metallo-hydrolase: MFDREKGRIKVIFGERGANFPYSNNLYLEGKEVKALVDAGAGEEKLQALKARLPVERVYLTHYHFDHVVYTYLFKEQAEIWSNPIDAPNLLDLRQLVRTIGITWALGEEKVAAWLADLQADRIKGQSLAPWGRQEWLWSTGRVDGTYPYGEPMDLGDLPLVFLHTPGHTAGMACLWFPEEKLVFTADVDLTEFGPWYMGEDGDITAYRQSALALLELPAKYYLTSHVPELLSKDEFYRRLKEYLQIIDHKHEKILTLWRQGLSVAEIAVQGIFYPARFQVDPWINAWEQLTIRKHLQLAEGE; this comes from the coding sequence ATGTTTGACCGGGAGAAAGGGAGAATAAAAGTAATCTTTGGTGAGCGCGGGGCCAATTTTCCTTACAGTAACAACCTCTACCTGGAAGGCAAGGAAGTCAAGGCTCTGGTGGATGCCGGGGCCGGAGAGGAAAAACTGCAGGCCCTGAAAGCAAGGTTGCCGGTAGAGCGGGTCTATCTGACCCACTACCATTTTGACCATGTAGTCTATACCTATTTGTTTAAAGAACAGGCGGAAATCTGGAGTAATCCCATCGATGCCCCTAATTTACTGGATTTACGGCAGCTAGTGCGCACTATTGGGATAACCTGGGCCCTGGGAGAGGAAAAAGTAGCGGCCTGGCTGGCGGATTTGCAGGCTGATCGGATCAAGGGACAGAGTCTGGCTCCCTGGGGTCGCCAGGAATGGCTCTGGTCCACCGGCCGAGTTGATGGGACCTATCCTTATGGAGAACCGATGGACCTGGGGGATTTACCCCTGGTCTTCCTGCATACACCGGGCCATACTGCCGGCATGGCCTGTCTCTGGTTCCCGGAGGAGAAACTGGTCTTTACTGCTGACGTGGATCTGACGGAATTCGGGCCCTGGTATATGGGGGAAGATGGGGACATCACCGCCTACCGGCAGTCGGCTCTGGCTTTGCTGGAACTGCCGGCAAAATACTATCTTACCTCGCATGTACCTGAGCTATTGAGTAAAGATGAGTTTTATCGGCGTTTAAAGGAATACTTGCAAATTATCGACCATAAACATGAAAAAATCCTGACTCTCTGGCGTCAGGGTCTTTCGGTAGCTGAAATCGCAGTCCAGGGGATTTTTTATCCTGCCCGTTTCCAGGTGGATCCCTGGATCAATGCCTGGGAACAGTTGACCATCCGCAAACATCTGCAGCTGGCAGAAGGGGAATGA
- a CDS encoding putative bifunctional diguanylate cyclase/phosphodiesterase — translation MKEKERENLIDMALAENTAGSLARATGQAFFQQLVYYLARLLKMSHVLVGEYLPETNQVRTVAVWAEGLAWDNFCFNLKELPCARLIAGQFCCCPQGLSQAPTFPLLKGKLESCVAAPLLDAEGRLLGLLLALDRQPLRDQQVVEKVLKIFTMRAVLELERLQLEEKLRQMAYRDPVTGLPNRRWFCEQLAQALELVRLNLDTVAVMFVDLDRLKFVNDTLGFLAGDELLLQTARRLLESGGEKLRIARLSGDKFAVLAQGIGTEKEALELARRLIKIMAEPFKIKGEKIYTSVSIGITLAPQQGIDKEELMRQADTALFEAKEQGRNLCRVFDRDMGAKSLENMQLKADLDQALAQKELSLHYQPQVLVENGQLIGVEALLRWQHRDKGPISPGDFIPLAEESGLIVPIGEWVLYQACRQNRLWQEAGLSSLRVAVNISARQFLQDDFVPMVKGILKETGLDPRWLELEITESTAIKDVERTIDILKELRELGIHVAIDDFGTGYSSLSYLTRFPLTALKIDKSFIRQAPHHPSDTTVVTAIIRLGQALNLHVVAEGVETREQLEFLRESQCHLAQGFYFGKPLPPGEIVPLLLRRI, via the coding sequence ATGAAAGAAAAAGAAAGAGAAAATCTAATAGACATGGCTTTAGCGGAGAATACTGCTGGTAGTCTGGCCCGAGCCACTGGTCAGGCTTTTTTCCAGCAGCTTGTTTATTATCTGGCCCGCTTGTTGAAAATGAGCCATGTGCTGGTGGGTGAATATTTACCGGAAACTAACCAGGTGCGCACTGTTGCCGTTTGGGCTGAAGGGTTGGCCTGGGATAATTTCTGCTTTAATCTGAAGGAACTCCCCTGTGCCAGGCTGATAGCAGGACAGTTTTGTTGCTGCCCGCAGGGGTTGAGCCAGGCTCCGACATTCCCTCTCCTGAAGGGAAAGTTAGAAAGCTGTGTTGCTGCTCCCCTTCTTGATGCTGAAGGGAGATTGCTGGGGCTCTTGCTGGCCCTGGATCGTCAGCCTCTACGGGATCAGCAAGTGGTAGAAAAAGTGCTAAAGATTTTTACCATGCGGGCTGTATTGGAACTGGAACGCCTGCAACTGGAGGAAAAATTGCGGCAAATGGCTTACCGGGACCCGGTGACGGGTTTACCAAACCGGCGCTGGTTTTGTGAGCAGCTGGCCCAGGCTTTAGAACTGGTAAGGCTAAACCTGGACACGGTGGCGGTTATGTTCGTGGACCTGGACCGGTTGAAATTTGTCAATGATACTCTGGGCTTTCTGGCGGGAGATGAATTGCTGTTGCAAACAGCCCGGCGCCTGCTGGAGAGCGGGGGAGAAAAGCTGCGGATTGCTCGTCTCAGCGGGGATAAATTTGCCGTCCTGGCTCAGGGGATTGGGACAGAGAAGGAAGCGCTGGAGCTGGCCCGCAGGCTGATTAAAATTATGGCAGAGCCGTTTAAGATCAAAGGGGAAAAAATCTATACTTCCGTCAGTATCGGGATTACCCTGGCTCCTCAGCAGGGCATTGATAAAGAGGAATTAATGAGGCAGGCGGATACCGCCCTGTTTGAAGCCAAGGAACAGGGTCGCAATCTTTGCCGGGTCTTTGATCGGGACATGGGGGCCAAAAGCCTGGAAAACATGCAGCTGAAAGCCGATCTGGACCAGGCCCTGGCGCAGAAGGAATTAAGCCTGCATTATCAGCCCCAGGTGCTGGTGGAAAACGGTCAGTTGATAGGAGTGGAAGCATTACTGCGCTGGCAACATCGGGACAAAGGTCCCATCAGCCCCGGCGATTTTATTCCCCTTGCCGAAGAAAGCGGCCTGATTGTTCCCATCGGGGAATGGGTACTCTACCAGGCCTGCCGGCAAAACCGGCTCTGGCAGGAAGCGGGGCTTTCTTCCCTGCGGGTGGCAGTTAACATTTCCGCCCGCCAGTTTCTTCAGGATGATTTTGTACCCATGGTCAAGGGAATACTGAAGGAAACCGGCCTGGATCCCCGCTGGCTGGAGCTGGAGATTACTGAAAGCACCGCTATTAAAGATGTAGAGCGAACCATTGATATTCTCAAGGAACTGCGAGAACTGGGGATTCATGTAGCCATCGATGATTTCGGTACGGGTTATTCTTCCCTCAGTTATTTGACCCGTTTTCCTTTAACTGCCTTGAAGATAGACAAGTCCTTTATCCGTCAGGCACCTCATCATCCCAGTGACACTACGGTGGTAACCGCTATTATTCGCCTGGGACAGGCCCTGAATTTACATGTAGTGGCGGAAGGGGTGGAAACCCGGGAACAGCTGGAGTTTCTGCGGGAAAGCCAGTGCCACCTGGCCCAGGGTTTCTACTTTGGCAAACCCTTACCACCGGGGGAAATTGTGCCCTTGCTGCTGCGCCGCATTTGA